CATGAAACCATGAATCATCCTACGCCTCCTCCCGAGTTCCAATGGCAGCCGTGGCATGGGATGGCATGTCCGGCGCTTAATGCCCGGCGCCGGGGCTGGGCCCGGAGTCCTTGATCCCGAGGAGCATGCCGACGTCGACCAATAACCTGCGCTCGACGGCCCTCGCCACCGTCTGGATAGCATCGCCTGCCGGCGATTCCACCGTCACCGCACGCGGAGTGCCGCCTTCCTCCCGCACCGCGAGCGGCCTGGCGCCACTCACGGCCGCCGCCGTCGCAAGAACCAGGCACGCCACCACGAGGAGAGCGCCCGCCGGTGCTCCCTCTCTGAGCCTGGCCGCCATTCTTTCTCTCTTTTGACCGGGAAGGAGGTGAAGAAGAAATACGCCGCAGCTGCGCACGTGCGTGTGTCGTCTATGTGCGAGCAGTATGTGTTCTGATGCTTTGTTTGCCGTTGTGTTGTGGCCGGGGCTTGTTATATAGGGATCGAAGTTGATGGGCTAGCTCTTCGGCTTTGACCGTCGGAAACTTGGAATGGTCGGAAGCGTTGGAaaatcagcagcggcagcggcagcggcaggcaGCCCGGGCTGGCGTGCGTGCGTGGAGGCCGAAGCGTCGTGGAAGCGACACCGACCCCGGACCCCGGCCGGGCGTAGCACGTACGAGGATGGAGGTGATCTATCATCTAGGTCGCCAGCCGTGCGTGCCCATGGAATTCTAGCGTGGA
This portion of the Triticum dicoccoides isolate Atlit2015 ecotype Zavitan chromosome 7A, WEW_v2.0, whole genome shotgun sequence genome encodes:
- the LOC119327923 gene encoding uncharacterized protein LOC119327923, translating into MAARLREGAPAGALLVVACLVLATAAAVSGARPLAVREEGGTPRAVTVESPAGDAIQTVARAVERRLLVDVGMLLGIKDSGPSPGAGH